In Argonema galeatum A003/A1, one DNA window encodes the following:
- a CDS encoding CHAT domain-containing protein, whose product MSVFGSIASLWSVPDAPTRSLMTEFYQNLQKSPKKAQKLR is encoded by the coding sequence GTGAGTGTATTTGGCTCGATCGCATCGCTTTGGTCGGTGCCAGATGCTCCTACAAGATCGTTGATGACCGAATTTTATCAAAATCTGCAAAAAAGCCCAAAAAAAGCCCAAAAGCTCCGTTAG
- a CDS encoding DUF4327 family protein → MTQQVIHPMVKMQRQVRSLVDSNLIKPSDRLWKIALLYGDEWAYWKKELLEFGFTTQDPISELLAVEAWDED, encoded by the coding sequence ATGACTCAGCAAGTAATTCACCCGATGGTGAAGATGCAACGTCAGGTGCGATCGCTTGTGGACTCGAATTTAATCAAACCCAGCGATAGACTCTGGAAAATAGCCCTTCTTTACGGAGATGAATGGGCTTACTGGAAAAAAGAGTTGCTCGAATTCGGCTTCACGACCCAAGATCCGATCAGCGAACTGCTAGCTGTAGAAGCCTGGGACGAAGATTAG
- a CDS encoding protein kinase domain-containing protein, producing the protein MGSSDAVTLTLLHPQQPEQQWRFESQDVIRIGRSPDNDVVLSDSRVSRYHLDLRRIDISGASLESNLASSGWRMVNQGTNGTFLDGILVSQAWLTDGSLLQLAQKGPVLKFHLQHRSRPRSATALACNHAGNSPNNLFCIHCGQPLRVERTIRQYQVLRTLGQGGMGTTYLARIPEAPGEAGGTQAAAGGLVVVKEMNADMAEISKARELFDREARALKSLHHPGIPQFFDFFSERGKKYLVMELVHGQDLEKRVYQSGPVAPTQGIEWTIQICDVLDYIHGQDPPLIHRDIKPANLLVRSLDNRIVVLDFGAVKEIGTPLGTRIGVEGYSAPEQDRGQPVTQSDLYAVGATLIFLLTGEPPHKFYRQQGRTYQFHLENIPTIAPKLRDAIQHATKPNVRDRYQTAQELATALAACL; encoded by the coding sequence ATGGGATCTTCTGATGCGGTCACGCTGACCCTATTACATCCCCAACAACCGGAACAACAGTGGCGCTTTGAGAGCCAGGATGTCATTCGGATTGGTCGCTCGCCAGATAATGATGTTGTTTTGAGCGATAGCCGAGTTTCCCGCTACCATCTGGATCTCCGACGAATTGACATCTCAGGAGCAAGCCTTGAAAGCAATTTGGCATCTAGCGGTTGGCGAATGGTCAATCAAGGCACTAATGGAACTTTCCTGGATGGCATTTTAGTGTCTCAAGCTTGGCTTACAGATGGTTCTCTGCTCCAGTTAGCTCAGAAAGGCCCGGTGCTAAAGTTCCACCTCCAGCATAGATCCAGACCCAGATCTGCTACAGCATTGGCGTGCAATCACGCTGGGAATTCGCCAAATAATTTGTTCTGCATTCACTGCGGCCAACCGCTTCGCGTTGAGCGCACTATCCGCCAGTATCAGGTGTTGCGGACGCTGGGACAAGGGGGAATGGGCACTACTTACCTCGCTCGGATACCAGAAGCGCCGGGTGAGGCAGGCGGGACGCAGGCGGCTGCGGGGGGGTTAGTGGTTGTCAAGGAAATGAATGCAGATATGGCTGAAATCAGCAAGGCTAGAGAATTATTCGATCGCGAAGCTCGTGCCCTCAAGTCGCTCCACCATCCAGGTATTCCGCAATTTTTTGACTTTTTTAGCGAAAGGGGTAAAAAATACCTGGTAATGGAGCTAGTTCACGGTCAGGATTTGGAAAAGCGCGTGTACCAATCTGGGCCGGTGGCACCGACCCAGGGAATTGAGTGGACTATTCAAATCTGCGATGTGTTGGACTATATCCACGGACAAGACCCGCCGCTGATTCACCGCGACATTAAACCTGCCAATTTATTGGTGCGATCGCTTGACAATCGCATTGTAGTCCTGGATTTTGGGGCAGTTAAAGAAATCGGTACTCCCTTGGGTACTCGCATAGGCGTAGAAGGCTACAGCGCCCCGGAACAAGACCGAGGCCAACCTGTAACCCAATCTGACCTTTATGCGGTCGGGGCTACGCTAATTTTCCTGCTCACTGGCGAACCGCCCCACAAGTTTTATCGCCAGCAGGGTCGAACTTACCAATTTCATCTGGAAAATATTCCCACGATCGCACCGAAATTGCGAGATGCAATCCAACACGCCACTAAGCCGAATGTGCGCGATCGCTATCAAACCGCTCAGGAGCTAGCTACAGCTTTGGCTGCTTGCCTTTAG